Sequence from the Nasonia vitripennis strain AsymCx chromosome 5, Nvit_psr_1.1, whole genome shotgun sequence genome:
AGTGGCATCGAGATCATCAAAACCGGGGGAGGAAGCGAGAGTGGAAGCGGGATGATCAGCGGAGGAATACAAGAAAACAGAGCTACTGTTGGACATAACGAGATGCAGAGGGTCGAGAGAATTCCCGAAGCTGGAAGCTGCTTTGCTTGGGCTGGGGTGCACTACAAGACGTTCGATGGACTGATTTACAGTTTTCGTAAGGACAGATGATCTGAACAAAAAGTAAAGTTTTAGCATTGAAAGATAAACtgtaaacaaattattttctccCGCAGAAAGCAGCTGCGCTTACACCCTCCTAAAAGACACCCGAGACGGTCTCTTTACGATCACTGGACAAATCGACCCATCCTGTCGCAAGTCAAACATCACCAGCTCCTTCGACTGTCCCCTCGTCATCCGCATCTACATCCAGGGTAAGGAGTACAGTCTCTCTCGAAATTACGTCACGGGTATGCCAGAATTCCGAAGTACAAAGAAGGTCATGCCGATTCCGTCGCAATTGGCGCACTTGAGAGTAGAAGCGGCTCACGCCGGACAGTTTCTGGTGGTATCGCTCGACGCCGTCGGTCTCAAGATCAAATGGGACGGCAGCAAAATGGTACAGCTTGAGGCTGCTCAGTCGCTCTGGAAGAGAACGGACGGCTTGTGCGGTAATATGAACGGAGATAAGGAGGATGATTTCGGTGAGGCAAACAAGAGCATTTTGAGCCTGGCGAGCAAGTGGAGGGTCGAGGATATTGGTGGTTTGTATTTTTCtagattaaatttttcagcTATCCAATAGGATATtcaatctatttttttttatacagaaAAGTGCGAGGAATACCCGTCCCACGATAACCCCTGCTCCACGGATCCTGAACTCGAACGCACTGCCAGCGAGTTCTGTGAAAAACTGTTGCTCGATCCGCGCTTCAAGCATTGCGACAAGTACGTTGATTTCGCTGAAATCAAGGCTACCTGCCAACGAGACTACTGTTCCTGCGGTGCCAACGACAGGAGACATTGTTCCTGCGACACTGTGGCTGTTTATGTGAGGCAGTGCGTGCACAAGGGTCAGATATCCGTTCAGGGCTGGAGAGATATCGCCACTTGCCGTGAGTTGATTTTTTCGATCCAGAACATGCATGAATATGATTTgacacaaattaaaaaatctaatcGTACAACAGCGATGCCGTGTAAGAATGGCAAGATCTACAACTCGTGTGGTCCACGTATTCAAGCCTCCTGCGGTGCGTCGGAACAACTCAGTGAACATACCATTGATTCTTCCAATTGCGAGGAGGGTTGCTTCTGTCCCGTGAACACTGTATTACACGAGGGTCGTTGCATCTCCCCGGAAGAGTGTCCCTGTCGACTTCGTGGTAAATCGTTTGCACCGGGTTCCGTCGTGCCCAAGGACTGCAACACCTGCGTTTGTATGAAGGGCCAATGGACATGCACTGAGAGCAAGTGCGGAGCCAGATGTTCCGCCGTGGGAGATCCTCATTACACGACCTTTGACGGCAAGCGATATGATTTCATGGGCAAATGCTCGTACTATCTGGTCAAGGCTGATAACTATAGTGTAGAGGCGGAGAATGCTGCCTGCACTAGTGCTATTTCCGAGGTTTGTGCTACGTACTTTTGAATTTTATCTTACTtaggaaaaataaatatagatatatgAAAATTTCGGCCAGTTCTAAAACTAATATTGTCATACCGCGCAGATGATGGGATTCACGCGAACATTCCAAGACGGAGAGCCGTCCTGCACTAAAGCCGTGACGATTCGCATCAACGACGTGGCCATAAAGCTCAAGCAAAACCACGAGATACTAGTGAACGGCGAGGACGTAACTAAGCTTCCTATGTTGGCTGGCGGTGCTAGAGTCCGAATCGTTAGCAGTATTTTCCTCGGCGTTGAGCTACCGAACGGACTTGAAGTTCTCTGGGACGGAGTTTCCCGTGTCTACGTCAATGCTCCCGCTCATTTCCGAGGTAAGTTCGTTATTGCTGAAGTTAcagagaatttttaaattgaacggaatttttcattaattctAGGCCAAACAAAGGGTCTGTGCGGTACTTTCACTTCCAATCAGAAGGACGATTTCCTCACACCCGACGGAGATGTAGAACAATCCGTGGTGCCCTTTGCCAACAAGTGGAAGACGAGCGAGCAGTGCGAAGACGTGAAAAAAGAGTCTGACCACCCTTGTGACCTAAATCCCCAGAAGCGAGCTGCTGCTGAGAAGTACTGTTCAGCTTTGAAGAAAGAGTTCTTCCTTGGTACGACATATTTTTTATCTTGCAAGTATTAGCTTAAATCGAATCCataatcatttttataattgttgGCAGGTTGTCACTGGCACGTGGACCCTGAACCGTTCTACAAGGACTGTCTGTACGACATGTGCGCCTGCGAAGCAACTGTCGAGAGTTGTCTTTGTCCGACTCTCGCCGGATATGCCAAGGACTGCGCGCAAATCGGAGTGATCATACCCTGGCGCCAGCAGGTACAGGAGTGTCAGCTTCACTGTCCCGGAGATCAAGAGTACCAGATGTGCGGTAGCAGTTGCACGAGATCTTGCGCTGACATTTCTTTCCACAACGAGTGCAAAGAGGAGTGTGTAGAGGGCTGCAACTGTCCTAAAGGTTTCACCCTCGACGTCAACGGCGACTGCATCCCCATCGGTCAGTGTCCCTGTAGCTACGGTGGACTGGAGTTCTTAGCAGGTTACAGAGAAGTCAGACCTGGAACCAAAGGTTTGGAGCTTTGCACCTGTGCaggtggcatttggaactgcCAGATAGCAACGCCCGACGAGATTCACCAGTACCCGACGATCGCGAATCTGAAAAACATGTGTAGTGCCACGAGACACCAAGAAGTCACGACCTGCGAGCCCGCAGAGCCGCGTACTTGTCGCAACATGCATCAACCTATTTCCCAGAGTCCTGCTATCTGCAGACCTGGCTGTGTCTGTAAGCCTGGTTATGTGCTCGACCTGCCCAGCGGCGAGTGTGTCAAGCAGAGCGAATGTCCTTGTTATCACGGTGGACAGAGCTATAAGGAGGGCGCAGTCATGCAGGAAGAGTGCAATACATGCAAGTGCAGCGCTGGAAAGTGGAACTGCACCAACATCGTATGCCCAGGTTAGTTGGTCGATGCCAAGTTAGGTAAGGCATATACGTATAACTATATTCGATTCGCTTTTGCAGGTATCTGTTCGGTATGGGGCGACTCCCACTACAAGACCTTCGACGATCGGCAATTCGATTTCCAAGGCGCCTGTGACTACGTTATGGCCAAGGGTAAACTCAGCGATACCGAGTCCTTTGACGTTTCGGTTCGCAGCGTCGCTTGCGGTACCACCGGAATCACTTGCTCGAAATCGATTACGCTCACTGTTGGCAAGACCGGCAATGGCGTCAATCAGGAAAGCGTTACTCTTACACGCGGCAAGAGCCTCAGCGCTGAGAATTTCAAAGGCCTAGGTAAGATATCGAATTTATTTAGAATCATCGTTAATTAATTCAAGGCTATTTAAAAAAcgtcaatattttcaaaactagGCCGCATAGCCATGCGACGAGCTGGTCTCTTCGTTTTCCTGGACGTGCCGGATCTAGGACTCGTGATACAGTGGGACGAGGGTACCCGCGTCTATGTGCGCCTGGACGTCAAGTGGAAAGGCCGCACAAAGGGTCTCTGCGGTGActtcgacgacgacgccgagaACGATTTCAAGACACCATCGGGTGGTGTGTCCGAGGCTTCGGCCGGTCTCTTTGCCGATTCCTGGAAGATGAGCGAACTATGCGCCGAGACCACCGACCAGCAGACGGACACTTGCGCCAAGCATCCGGAGCGCAAGCTCTGGGCTACGCAACGCTGTCGGGTTATGAAATCTTCTTTGTTCGAACCGTGTCACTCGGAAGTTCCTCCTGAAGCATATATCGAGAGGTGTGTCCTGGACGCCTGCGGCTGCGACGATGGAGGCGACTGCGAGTGTCTCTGCACGGCGATCGCTGCTTATGCGCAGGAATGCAATGCTCGGGGTGTACCGATTCAGGTAGGTGCCAGAAAGCTTCTGTTACTTTATGTCTTACCAAACACTGACCTGTTCTACTTCGACCTCACAGTGGCGCAGTCAGAAGCTCTGTCCAATTCAGTGCGACGAGACTTGCTCGAACTACTCTCCCTGCGTTTCGACATGTCCACGTGAGACCTGTGACAACTTAGCGACGCGCGGAGACTCTCTTCATCTTTGCGACCAGGACACCTGCGTCGAGGGCTGTCTACCCAAGCCTTGTCCTGAGGGTCAAATCTACTTGAATGGATCTTACTCCGAGTGTGTGCCGAAAGCCGACTGTCGCATTCTCTGTAGTGTCATTGATGGCGTTAAGTATTACGAAGGCGACAAGCTTGGAGGAGACGAGTGCCATTCGTGCTTCTGCAGTAGAGGAAAGATCGTCTGCAAGGGAGAGCCTTGCGCTAAGACCACGATTGCGACGACAACGACTACGACTATGGCGCCTACAGTCACGAAACCTTCTTCGGAATTGGGGTACATTTGCAGATGATACGATTcgttaaaataacaaattttaaagaatattaaaaattgaatatatttGGTTCGAGTAGAGAGCAGACAAAGCAGTGCAAGAGCGGTTGGACGAGCTGGTTCAACAGGGATTTGCCGAAGAACGACGGTTTTCGCAGTGACATTGAAAACATACCAACGTTGATCGAACTACTAGAGATCGAAGGATCTCCGGCTTGCGAGAAGGATCGTATGGTAGACATTCAGTGCCGAACCGTCGATGGCCAAGTATCGTATAAAGACGTCGGCATCAACGTCGAGTGCAGCCTAGAAAACGGTCTTCTCTGTCTGCCCTCTAAAAAGCCCAAGCAGACTTGTCCCGACTTCGAAATCCGCGTCCTCTGTCGTTGCGAAAGTGCCCCGATAGTCGTACCACCGACTCCTTCCGCTGATCTCTGTCAGCTGACTGAGCCTTACAGAGCCGTTGCCGACAACTGCTTCGACTTCTTACAGTGTAGTGTTGGTCTGAATGGCAACGAATGGGTCCAAAAAACCTGCGGTCCCGGTACCATGTTCAACGAGAACCTTCAGGTCTGTGACTGGCCAGCTAATGTGGCCGTCGTCAGACCGGAATGCGGTGAAAATAAGAAGAGGAAACTGGTGCATCGTGAGTTTATTTTCAATTGGATAATTCAGTAGTGATAAACTCGTATAAGTAgatcaatcctttttagtcAGACAtcatttttagaattttacaaAACCCTACAACTTGTTCACAGACCAATGCAAGGACGGCGAGCACTGGAGCGAATGCGCGATCCAGTGCAGCAAAACCTGTTCGTACTACAACCACATTCTGACCAAAGACGGCGTCTGCAACAAGACAGTAGACTGCGTGCCCGGTTGCGTACCGGACGACAGAGTGGATTGCGCCTCGAGTAATTACTTTTGGAGGGACCGACACACGTGCGTCGATCGATCGGGCTGTATTTGCAAAGGAGACGATGGTGAGCCGATAACGCCCGGTTTTATGGTCAAGGTATCAGAGTGCAAGAGTTGCCAGTGTATCAATGATTATTACACGTGCGACGAGTCGGCCTGTGAGACTAACAGCGTGGAGACTGTAAACTACAATGTCACCATGACGAACGTTACACAGttagttgaaaatattattactatttaGAGCATGTCCTATTTTATAACATTTAATTTGatataatgaatttttaaatagaacAAAACAAGAAATAAAAACCATCATAGTACCGAGCACCGCCTCACCACCCGCCGAGTGTCCACCGGAGAACTACATTTGGTTGGTCGAAAGCTCGCCTTTCGAGACAACTTACGTGGCTTCGAGCTTTGAGAACAGCTTCGTAACGCCCGATTCAGCTCGTCTACGACGCATGAATACCTTCATCACCTGGAGTCCGACTACCAATGACGAGCAGCAGTGGGTCGAAATCCACCTGGCTCACCCTACTCCCATCTACGGAGTTATAGTCGGCGGTGATGCCTTCGATGACAAGTTTGTCACCAGTTACCACGTACTTTTCTCCGAGGATGGTAACGTCTTCTCTTACATCACCGATCAGAGAGGCGATACCAGCATGCCTAAGGTGTTAAGCGGACCAGTGGATGGTTCCACTCCTGTCAGACAGATTTTCCATCCTCCGATAGAAGCTAAGGTCGTCAGGATAAATCCAATTACCTGGCACAAGGGCATCGCTATGCAGGTCGAACTCGTTGGTTGTGGAAAGAACATGGTGACGACAACCACTGCTGCGCCTGTGCTTACCACACCCCTCATTACGGAAAGCATCGTTCAGCCAAGTGAGTTTGTCTTTTAAAagtttaatcattttaatttagTGTCAGATCGAATAAACATATTTCTACTAATATTTTCGTATCAGTGTGCGACGATCCGATGGGCTACGACAGCTACTTAATGTCTGACATGCAAGTTTTTGTCTCCTCGGCGTTTTCCAACTTCGTACCGAACATGCGAATCTCGTCTACTGAAATCTGGCGCCCACTGCTGGACAACCCGGACCAATTCGTACAGATCGACTTCCTGGAGCCGCGAAACCTTACGGGCGTCGCCACTATGGGTGGCTACGATAGCTGGGTAACCGCCTACAAAATCTATTACGGTAACGACGGCAAGATTTGGAATCCAGTGCTAGACGAGTTTGGTGCTGAAAAGGTCTTCCTTGGTAACGTCGACGATTTCCATATCAAGATCAACTACTTTGACAAACCCATCGGTGCGAGATTGATGAGAATCGTACCTATTAAATGGCATCGACACATTGGTCTCAAGTTCGAAATTCACGGTTGCTTCCTCCCATATCGTAAGTATATGGTTTACGTTGACCTTAAGAGTATCAAAGAATGTACTTATGAAATTTCATACTAAAAATGCCTATTACAGCACCTATCGCACTACCTCCTCCAGTATtcccaccaccaccaccaccaccgaAACCCTCGGAATGCAACGTTTGTACCGGAGTCGCTGTTCAAGGAGAAAACACGTGCATGTGTGAAGGATCTTTGTGGTGGGACGGTCGATTCTGTGTCACCAGGCAGGAGTGTCCTTGCGTAGGAGAACACGGATTGTAAGTCATATTCCTCATAAATTAATCCTATACGAAAAAACAAACATCTGATACCCGATGATTTTTGTACAGGTACCCCGTAGGCTCAGGGTACGAGACTCCAGACTGTCAGCACTGCCTCTGCGCTTTGAATGGCGTACCGGTCTGTCAACCCAAGATCTGTCCACCTTGTAACGTACCCGGTGAGCGACCTGTCGTCACAGAGCTCTGCGGTTGCATTTGTCTGCCCTGTCCAGCTGGTACAAGACTCTGCCCAACGAGTCTCACTTGCATCGACGAGAGCAAGTGGTGCAACGGTGTCCTGGACTGCCCGGATGATGAGGAAAACTGCGTTGCTGTTTCGGTTTCCGCTAACACTAACGTTGTCAAGCAGACCATCATCAGTAAGTATAGTTTCTTTGTGGagtgtagtaaaatattttggtGATATTGAGAGATTAATGCATCCATTGTGATTGGCGCGTATTGCAGAAATCCAGTGCCAGACTAGCTGTCCACCTGGTTATACAATGGAGAACGATAACTCTGTAGAATCAAATTACGACTCGGTCGGCTCTTACGCGAACTTCAACTTCTCAATGGAGAAGACCGAATCTATCAAGACCTCTTTCACAAAGCAAATAATCAAGTAAGTAGATGgataattttacaaatgtgCCAAGTATGCGATTCCGTGTTCTTAAGGATCGTTTCTACTCCCTATCAGAGTAAAGGTACCACCGCCTGCGAAGACCTTCCAGAGTCGTATGGGCGGCGAAGAAGATCAAATGTGCCCGAAAATCCTGTGTCGACCCAACATCGAGAAATCGAACTATCTCGAATCTACGTGTGAGAAGATCGAGTGTCCTTCGGGCTTCCAACCCAAACATGACCAATCCAAGAGCTATCGCAAGACAACCATCTGCGATAACACCTGCGTACCTATTCCGCCTAAAGAAAGAGTCTGTAACGTCATTGGCAGAACATTTACTACTTTCGACAATCTTGAGTATAAATACGACGTATGCAATCACATTCTAGCGAGAGATCGTGATGACAACAGATGGTACATTATCGGTAAGTTTAAAGCGGAAAATAAAGTCATTCGCAAACTCTAACGATATGATTAACCAACTGTTCTAGTTGAGAAGGTATGCAAAGACCAAAACCTATCGTGTCTAAAGACCCTCGTGGTGAAATTCGACGAACACATGGTCGCACTCCATCCGGACATGTACGTCGTGGTCGACGGCAGTATGTACAGCGCGAGTGAAGTTAAGCATCTCGGGGATAAAAATCCTTGGATGAAGCTGTCGCGAGTTGGTAACGCTCTGCGAATTGAATCCCGCCACTATCCAGTCTGGGCGATGCTTGAATCGGACGGCACTATTAAAATCGGCGCCTCCGAAGTACTCGCCGGACACGTGGATGGATTGTGCGGATTTTTGGATGGTCTGGCTGCTAACGATCAGCAAACTCCTGAGGGAAATATGGCCAAGAGCACGAAAGACTTTGGTGACAGCTGGAAAGTACTGGACAGTGCCGAGTGCAAATTGAAGGTAAGCAGATAACATAAGATAAGAGCTCGTTGTTGTAGTACACtgtaatataatcaaatatTTTCGACAACCCTTAGGTCTGCCCAAAAGAGGCCCAAGAAGCTGCTTGGAAAATGTGCACTTTGGTACGTGACGCCTCCTTCGGTGCTTGCGACAAAGCCTTGAACAGGGAGCGATTCGTATCGAGTTGTCTCGAAAACAGTTGCGCCTGTTTGAGCAGTGGTAATGCGACCGACCAAGAATGCCGCTGCCGTGCTTTGTCCGCGTTTGTTGCTGAATGTCTTGCGGCGGATAAAAACGTAGACTTGTCGAGTTGGAGATCGGTACACGAC
This genomic interval carries:
- the LOC100123045 gene encoding hemocytin; translation: MLRELFLASFFAGVILLVTAEDVDLLAQNADFEANDEPYVKTNRRYKPSYKTVKKFSSTNSKEAKHSGGKDITYAGGCLSRPTVPVNGNLSCSSDGGCRAACALGYRFPNGEHELAIVCHAAQWKIQGAEYSAVPHCEPICLPECQNNGICEAPNKCFCAENFSGPQCQFENNPCLNPPPMIRNAQSKCNSKRCTITCYEHFAFPDGSSVANMACKEGNWVPTGHRGWTSVPDCKAVCDPPCKNGGICLPLNTCQCPQDYRGPQCQYRSDTCTGSKLGFNGGFECGTKDENSYSCRLSCPDNVDFEFPPAAEYVCRYDSGGKFEPQPIPQCQPPEGSRLVSVEHSSFYTVTNHTWNIQGTSSFQANSAASALNHFGYSESTHGSSGIEIIKTGGGSESGSGMISGGIQENRATVGHNEMQRVERIPEAGSCFAWAGVHYKTFDGLIYSFQSSCAYTLLKDTRDGLFTITGQIDPSCRKSNITSSFDCPLVIRIYIQGKEYSLSRNYVTGMPEFRSTKKVMPIPSQLAHLRVEAAHAGQFLVVSLDAVGLKIKWDGSKMVQLEAAQSLWKRTDGLCGNMNGDKEDDFGEANKSILSLASKWRVEDIGEKCEEYPSHDNPCSTDPELERTASEFCEKLLLDPRFKHCDKYVDFAEIKATCQRDYCSCGANDRRHCSCDTVAVYVRQCVHKGQISVQGWRDIATCPMPCKNGKIYNSCGPRIQASCGASEQLSEHTIDSSNCEEGCFCPVNTVLHEGRCISPEECPCRLRGKSFAPGSVVPKDCNTCVCMKGQWTCTESKCGARCSAVGDPHYTTFDGKRYDFMGKCSYYLVKADNYSVEAENAACTSAISEMMGFTRTFQDGEPSCTKAVTIRINDVAIKLKQNHEILVNGEDVTKLPMLAGGARVRIVSSIFLGVELPNGLEVLWDGVSRVYVNAPAHFRGQTKGLCGTFTSNQKDDFLTPDGDVEQSVVPFANKWKTSEQCEDVKKESDHPCDLNPQKRAAAEKYCSALKKEFFLGCHWHVDPEPFYKDCLYDMCACEATVESCLCPTLAGYAKDCAQIGVIIPWRQQVQECQLHCPGDQEYQMCGSSCTRSCADISFHNECKEECVEGCNCPKGFTLDVNGDCIPIGQCPCSYGGLEFLAGYREVRPGTKGLELCTCAGGIWNCQIATPDEIHQYPTIANLKNMCSATRHQEVTTCEPAEPRTCRNMHQPISQSPAICRPGCVCKPGYVLDLPSGECVKQSECPCYHGGQSYKEGAVMQEECNTCKCSAGKWNCTNIVCPGICSVWGDSHYKTFDDRQFDFQGACDYVMAKGKLSDTESFDVSVRSVACGTTGITCSKSITLTVGKTGNGVNQESVTLTRGKSLSAENFKGLGRIAMRRAGLFVFLDVPDLGLVIQWDEGTRVYVRLDVKWKGRTKGLCGDFDDDAENDFKTPSGGVSEASAGLFADSWKMSELCAETTDQQTDTCAKHPERKLWATQRCRVMKSSLFEPCHSEVPPEAYIERCVLDACGCDDGGDCECLCTAIAAYAQECNARGVPIQWRSQKLCPIQCDETCSNYSPCVSTCPRETCDNLATRGDSLHLCDQDTCVEGCLPKPCPEGQIYLNGSYSECVPKADCRILCSVIDGVKYYEGDKLGGDECHSCFCSRGKIVCKGEPCAKTTIATTTTTTMAPTVTKPSSELGEQTKQCKSGWTSWFNRDLPKNDGFRSDIENIPTLIELLEIEGSPACEKDRMVDIQCRTVDGQVSYKDVGINVECSLENGLLCLPSKKPKQTCPDFEIRVLCRCESAPIVVPPTPSADLCQLTEPYRAVADNCFDFLQCSVGLNGNEWVQKTCGPGTMFNENLQVCDWPANVAVVRPECGENKKRKLVHHQCKDGEHWSECAIQCSKTCSYYNHILTKDGVCNKTVDCVPGCVPDDRVDCASSNYFWRDRHTCVDRSGCICKGDDGEPITPGFMVKVSECKSCQCINDYYTCDESACETNSVETVNYNVTMTNVTQTKQEIKTIIVPSTASPPAECPPENYIWLVESSPFETTYVASSFENSFVTPDSARLRRMNTFITWSPTTNDEQQWVEIHLAHPTPIYGVIVGGDAFDDKFVTSYHVLFSEDGNVFSYITDQRGDTSMPKVLSGPVDGSTPVRQIFHPPIEAKVVRINPITWHKGIAMQVELVGCGKNMVTTTTAAPVLTTPLITESIVQPMCDDPMGYDSYLMSDMQVFVSSAFSNFVPNMRISSTEIWRPLLDNPDQFVQIDFLEPRNLTGVATMGGYDSWVTAYKIYYGNDGKIWNPVLDEFGAEKVFLGNVDDFHIKINYFDKPIGARLMRIVPIKWHRHIGLKFEIHGCFLPYPPIALPPPVFPPPPPPPKPSECNVCTGVAVQGENTCMCEGSLWWDGRFCVTRQECPCVGEHGLYPVGSGYETPDCQHCLCALNGVPVCQPKICPPCNVPGERPVVTELCGCICLPCPAGTRLCPTSLTCIDESKWCNGVLDCPDDEENCVAVSVSANTNVVKQTIIKIQCQTSCPPGYTMENDNSVESNYDSVGSYANFNFSMEKTESIKTSFTKQIIKVKVPPPAKTFQSRMGGEEDQMCPKILCRPNIEKSNYLESTCEKIECPSGFQPKHDQSKSYRKTTICDNTCVPIPPKERVCNVIGRTFTTFDNLEYKYDVCNHILARDRDDNRWYIIVEKVCKDQNLSCLKTLVVKFDEHMVALHPDMYVVVDGSMYSASEVKHLGDKNPWMKLSRVGNALRIESRHYPVWAMLESDGTIKIGASEVLAGHVDGLCGFLDGLAANDQQTPEGNMAKSTKDFGDSWKVLDSAECKLKVCPKEAQEAAWKMCTLVRDASFGACDKALNRERFVSSCLENSCACLSSGNATDQECRCRALSAFVAECLAADKNVDLSSWRSVHDCPAVCDAPFVHKDCFRNKCEMSCENLQQLDPCPVMDGLCIPGCFCPDGFVRNGDTCIPPTECRDCVCNGLGNSKYVTFDKSNLLFDGNCTYVLSRDVLKISDGENKNHAYQVLVSNGACTEGICTEVITVMYQSHIVQIRKGKSQLVSIVDEEQINKYPHKTSWIKLEETQNGDINLLIPAIQLELISFKHNFAFMLRLPSHTFGGDMEGLCGNCNGKQEDDLKKHDGEFTKDAQEFGNSWLVKKLPASLNLNQEHCSGPTKRRDNECQEKPSANEYCEQLLQDEAFRRCHGLVDPLPYYMACKDTLCNGGTDGCANFEAYARMCSVAGICVDWRTDSLCPFHCPTHLLYRACESGCPETCENLNGEKQEKCTASQIEGCFCPSDQILRNGTCIHKRNCFVCDVEGHVDGDVWQLNKCTECTCQKRLMKCQETSCPAVQTVCDENSNAVVVPGTENDCCPKYLCVPNPTEAPACVETQQPECGYAQTLKTTIDKNGCQKFICQCVPESECPILDGIDIRGKDSGILEPGFVTITNTSGCCPRNEKICQPETCPPTNSCQKYSVPIVKVDPNACCPKIDCEPPKDLCLYYMDSSNGLEFLDNLIAKDIGETWEDGKCKTCTCELRDGIPTPNCVTKECLGNIEEHPDFRDFVLERVPVDNACCPLIKRVACKHNAHVYQPGQTWNPDPKDICVTTECATESDGLESVLTRKTIVQECPITCEFGYEYRPSSDRSITCCGECVPIACVYEGELKYIGETWQSEDYCWTRSCIAENGSLRVQVSKENCEIVDPSEEDNYKLDYQKVLGKCCPNIVRTACLSDGKYYQPGQNWQSSDDACDIESCIFTPEGRIVKQKASQTCNKDCAKGWEYQEPEFGTCCGECKQVYCVVDDLLYEPGTTWYSDDNCTAFSCSQKNDYLFISKSTPVCPELNCEPELMYDDGCCKKCNITSENKVEQACAAEVFDFEKTIGILVEKKGSHGICKNLKPIVGLTECHGHCNSSTHFNIKTWEQVVDCTCCKPVDYRKINVELTCEDGKKFKKILTVPSVCMCEGCASDNSEDMKRLHSFYDVKGHRKHGLNSINNR